A region of Ictidomys tridecemlineatus isolate mIctTri1 chromosome 4, mIctTri1.hap1, whole genome shotgun sequence DNA encodes the following proteins:
- the LOC101964695 gene encoding isocitrate dehydrogenase [NAD] subunit gamma, mitochondrial: protein MIMALKMLMGASSSVKAILQTAIFGHSWEILLRPQAPLRSFCVYHIDPPAALYGGRHTVTMIPGDGVGPELMMHVKSVFKYASVPVDFEEVLVNSTSSEEEVHNAIMAIRRNRVALKGNIETDHNLPPSYKSRNSMLRTTLDLYANVIHFKNLPNVQTRHKNIDILVVRENTEGEYSNLEHESRKGVIESLKIITKASSMRIAEYAFQLAQKMGRKKVTAVHKANIMKLGDGLFLQCCREVSSRYPQLILEGMIVDNATMQLVSRPQQFDVMVMPNLYGNVINNICTGLVGGPGLVPGANYGRLYAIFETASRHTAKNLAHKNIANPTAMLLASCIMLDYLKLHSHATRIRTAVLESIGNKNIQTPDIGGQGTTLDIIHNIMENVQGFK from the coding sequence ATGATCATGGCACTAAAGATGCTAATGGGAGCCAGTTCCTCTGTGAAGGCAATTTTACAAACTGCAATTTTTGGCCATTCTTGGGAAATACTACTCAGACCTCAGGCCCCTCTGAGGAGCTTCTGTGTGTATCACATAGATCCTCCAGCAGCTTTGTATGGTGGACGACACACGGTGACCATGATTCCCGGAGATGGCGTTGGGCCTGAACTTATGATGCACGTCAAGTCTGTGTTTAAATATGCGAGTGTGCCCGTGGACTTTGAGGAAGTGCTGGTGAACTCCACGTCTAGTGAAGAGGAAGTTCACAACGCTATCATGGCTATCCGTCGAAACCGTGTGGCTTTGAAGGGCAACATCGAAACTGATCACAACCTGCCACCTTCTTACAAATCCCGCAACAGTATGCTTCGCACCACCCTAGATCTCTATGCCAATGTCATTCATTTCAAGAATCTGCCAAACGTGCAGACCCGGCACAAGAACATAGACATCTTAGTTGTTCGGGAAAATACAGAGGGCGAGTATAGCAACCTGGAGCATGAGAGTAGGAAAGGAGTGATTGAGAGTCTGAAGATCATTACCAAGGCCAGTTCTATGCGCATTGCTGAATATGCCTTCCAGCTTGCCCAGAAGATGGGACGTAAAAAAGTGACAGCTGTGCACAAGGCCAACATCATGAAACTGGGAGATGGACTCTTCCTCCAGTGCTGTCGTGAGGTGTCATCCCGCTATCCTCAGCTCATCTTAGAAGGCATGATTGTGGACAATGCTACCATGCAGCTGGTATCCCGACCCCAACAGTTTGATGTCATGGTGATGCCCAATCTTTATGGCAACGTCATTAACAATATCTGCACAGGGTTGGTTGGGGGGCCTGGCCTGGTACCTGGAGCCAACTATGGTCGCTTATATGCAATATTTGAGACAGCTTCAAGGCATACGGCCAAGAATTTAGCTCACAAGAATATCGCCAACCCTACGGCCATGCTGCTGGCAAGTTGCATTATGCTGGATTACCTCAAACTCCATTCCCATGCCACCCGCATTCGTACTGCAGTCTTAGAATCCATAGGCAATAAAAATATCCAGACCCCAGACATTGGAGGCCAGGGTACCACGTTGGACATCATTCATAACATCATGGAAAACGTTCAAGGTTTCAAGTAG